The Streptomyces sp. NBC_01275 genome has a segment encoding these proteins:
- the argG gene encoding argininosuccinate synthase → MSKVLTSLPTGERVGIAFSGGLDTSVAVAWMRDKGAVPCTYTADIGQYDEPDIASVPGRANAYGAEIARLVDCRAALVEEGLAALACGAFHIKSGGRPYFNTTPLGRAVTGTLLVRAMLEDGVQIWGDGSTFKGNDIERFYRYGLLANPHLRIYKPWLDADFVTELGGRKEMSEWLLAHGLPYRDSTEKAYSTDANIWGATHEAKTLEHLDTGIETVDPIMGVRFWDPSVEILTEDVTIGFDQGRPVTVNGKEFASPVDLVMEVNAIGGRHGLGMSDQIENRIIEAKSRGIYEAPGMALLHIAYERLVNAIHNEDTIAAYHNEGRRLGRLLYEGRWLDPQALMVRESLQRWVGTAITGEVTVRLRRGEDYSVLDTRGPALSYHPDKLSMERTEDSAFGPVDRIGQLTMRNLDIADSRARLEQYAGLGLVGSDHPRPIGAAQAASTGLIGAMDEGGAEVIASRGEATDEETMLDRAAMESGTD, encoded by the coding sequence ATGTCCAAGGTCCTCACCTCCCTTCCCACCGGCGAGCGCGTCGGCATCGCCTTCTCCGGCGGGCTCGACACCTCCGTCGCCGTCGCCTGGATGCGCGACAAGGGCGCCGTCCCGTGCACGTACACCGCCGACATCGGCCAGTACGACGAACCCGACATCGCGTCCGTGCCCGGCCGTGCCAACGCGTACGGCGCCGAGATCGCCCGGCTCGTCGACTGCCGTGCCGCGCTGGTCGAGGAAGGACTGGCGGCGCTCGCCTGCGGCGCGTTCCACATCAAGTCGGGCGGGCGTCCGTACTTCAACACCACGCCGCTGGGACGGGCCGTGACCGGCACGCTGCTGGTGCGGGCCATGCTCGAGGACGGGGTCCAGATCTGGGGCGACGGCTCCACGTTCAAGGGCAACGACATCGAGCGGTTCTACCGGTACGGGCTGCTCGCCAACCCGCACCTGCGGATCTACAAGCCCTGGCTGGACGCGGACTTCGTCACGGAGCTCGGCGGCCGCAAGGAGATGTCGGAGTGGCTGCTCGCGCACGGGCTGCCGTACCGGGACTCGACGGAGAAGGCGTACTCCACGGACGCCAACATCTGGGGCGCCACGCACGAGGCGAAGACCCTGGAGCACCTCGACACGGGCATCGAGACGGTCGACCCGATCATGGGCGTGCGGTTCTGGGACCCGTCGGTGGAGATCCTCACGGAGGACGTGACGATCGGCTTCGACCAGGGCCGCCCGGTCACCGTCAACGGCAAGGAGTTCGCCTCCCCCGTCGATCTCGTCATGGAGGTCAACGCGATCGGCGGCCGGCACGGCCTCGGCATGTCCGACCAGATCGAGAACCGGATCATCGAGGCCAAGAGCCGCGGCATCTACGAGGCCCCAGGCATGGCGCTGCTGCACATCGCCTACGAGCGCCTCGTCAACGCGATCCACAACGAGGACACCATCGCCGCGTACCACAACGAGGGCCGGCGCCTGGGCCGGCTGCTCTACGAGGGCCGCTGGCTGGACCCGCAGGCGCTGATGGTGCGCGAGTCGCTCCAGCGCTGGGTCGGCACGGCGATCACCGGCGAGGTGACCGTCCGGCTGCGGCGCGGCGAGGACTACTCGGTCCTCGACACCCGGGGCCCGGCGCTCAGCTACCACCCGGACAAGCTCTCCATGGAGCGGACCGAGGACTCGGCGTTCGGCCCGGTGGACCGGATCGGCCAGCTCACCATGCGCAACCTGGACATCGCCGACTCGCGGGCCCGCCTCGAGCAGTACGCGGGCCTGGGCCTGGTCGGCAGCGACCACCCGAGGCCGATCGGCGCCGCGCAGGCCGCGTCGACCGGTCTGATCGGCGCCATGGACGAGGGCGGCGCCGAGGTGATCGCCTCGCGCGGCGAGGCCACGGACGAGGAGACCATGCTGGACCGCGCCGCGATGGAGTCCGGCACGGACTGA
- a CDS encoding cation:dicarboxylase symporter family transporter: MPSSVPSLPRRFARTLRTSLFAQVAFALVLGVAVGRLWPDVGTAAQPLGDGFVRLIKAVIAPLVFCVVVVGITKAGDLKAFGRIGLKALIWFEVATTFALLIGLLAGNLVQPGVGMNVDPAKLDAAAVDEKTGGGSLPSTSEFVLHALPDSAVGAFAENSLLQVLVLACLVGAAVLHLGHTRVPKILPATEQAQDVVFAIVGFVMKLAPLAVFGATAHLVGQYGIGVMSTYGKLIGVCYASALLFLLLLAVALKAVSGVSLWKFVRYTREEMLLALGTASSETVMPRMMQKLRQAGCRDDAVGLVLPTGYSFNLDGASIYLSIGTLFIAQAVGVDLSLGQQVTVVLVLMLTSKGMAGVPGSAFLALSATASALGVIPVGAVALLLGVDRIMDSMRVATNLLGNCVAVFAVSRWEGALDMDRVKKVLDGEIAFVPEEAEPGPETSGDAPQTGRPTAPHA, translated from the coding sequence GTGCCATCGTCCGTACCGTCCCTGCCACGACGCTTCGCACGCACCCTGCGCACCTCGCTGTTCGCGCAGGTCGCCTTCGCCCTCGTCCTCGGAGTCGCCGTCGGGAGGCTGTGGCCCGACGTCGGCACGGCCGCCCAGCCGCTCGGCGACGGCTTCGTCCGTCTCATCAAGGCGGTCATCGCGCCCCTGGTGTTCTGCGTGGTCGTCGTCGGCATCACCAAGGCCGGAGACCTCAAGGCGTTCGGACGGATCGGCCTCAAGGCCCTGATCTGGTTCGAGGTCGCGACCACGTTCGCGCTGCTGATCGGCCTGCTGGCCGGGAACCTCGTCCAGCCCGGCGTCGGCATGAACGTGGACCCGGCGAAGCTGGACGCGGCGGCGGTCGACGAGAAGACGGGCGGCGGCTCACTGCCCTCGACGTCCGAGTTCGTCCTGCACGCGCTGCCCGACAGCGCGGTCGGCGCGTTCGCCGAGAACTCGCTGCTCCAGGTGCTGGTGCTGGCCTGTCTGGTGGGGGCCGCCGTGCTGCACCTCGGCCACACCAGAGTGCCCAAGATCCTGCCCGCGACAGAGCAGGCCCAGGACGTCGTCTTCGCGATCGTCGGCTTCGTCATGAAGCTCGCCCCGCTCGCGGTCTTCGGCGCGACGGCCCACCTCGTGGGCCAGTACGGCATCGGCGTCATGTCCACGTACGGCAAGCTCATCGGCGTCTGTTACGCGTCGGCGCTGCTCTTCCTCCTGCTGCTGGCCGTCGCCCTCAAGGCCGTCTCCGGCGTCAGCCTCTGGAAGTTCGTCCGCTACACCCGCGAGGAGATGCTGCTCGCGCTCGGCACCGCCTCCAGCGAGACCGTCATGCCCCGCATGATGCAGAAGCTGCGCCAGGCCGGCTGCCGCGACGACGCCGTCGGCCTGGTCCTGCCGACCGGCTACTCCTTCAACCTCGACGGCGCGTCGATCTACCTCTCCATCGGCACCCTGTTCATCGCGCAGGCGGTCGGCGTGGACCTCTCCCTCGGCCAGCAGGTCACGGTCGTCCTCGTCCTGATGCTGACCAGCAAGGGCATGGCAGGCGTGCCCGGTTCGGCGTTCCTCGCGCTGTCGGCGACCGCGTCCGCGCTCGGGGTCATCCCCGTCGGCGCGGTCGCCCTGCTCCTCGGCGTCGACCGGATCATGGACTCGATGCGCGTCGCCACCAACCTCCTCGGCAACTGCGTCGCCGTCTTCGCCGTCTCCCGCTGGGAGGGCGCGCTGGACATGGACCGGGTCAAGAAGGTGCTCGACGGCGAGATCGCGTTCGTACCGGAGGAAGCCGAACCGGGACCGGAAACGAGCGGAGACGCGCCGCAGACCGGCCGCCCCACAGCGCCCCACGCCTAA
- a CDS encoding ATP-binding cassette domain-containing protein — protein MTSTHRQQAGASQTSAAPRRLPPPPPAELRYGGRHGRNPLEEATFAAMCRRLPSVLTQTARMAWAIDRRAVLLLAGCQLAVGVSAAVLLTSTARAMRSLLAAGEVADRVHQALPALVVIALAAGAGRIASALSSYADGRITPRLTTEADSALVAAVCRMEAAARAEDGCTDRQEAAEMGVVRSHLMVQDATRFTASVVRMVTASGVLSVLHPLMLPLLLLAVVPSAVGAVLHAKVTYETHYANVGDRNVRQNMRGWATTVKFTDEIRANGMTGYLVFWYRAISERIDARILAVAPRMLRIVLASSAIGGVFLVLTWAALAWLAATGRVEAAIAATAVVAVQTTLAALSQFVVYGAAMFHSSLYLADMDGFLDYAARRAPDRGESALTGPLEEIRVDEGVYRYPGKESPAVAGVSLTVRRGEILAVVGENGSGKSTLTRLLAALFLPDKGTVRWNGHDVAGLDPDRLWDQSGLVPQHFAQWPLSVRDNVTLGQPRAEGDDLVWQALDAVGLREAVEELPNGLDTLLARELWGGTELSGGQWQRLACARALYRRAGLLILDEPTSQMDARGEHRILEQIKALAGDCITIVVTHQLVNTRIADRIIVMEHGRIAEQGAYDELAHGGGLFAELLALSHDR, from the coding sequence ATGACGTCCACGCACCGGCAGCAGGCCGGCGCTTCGCAGACGTCGGCCGCGCCTCGCCGGTTACCGCCTCCGCCGCCCGCCGAGCTGCGCTACGGCGGCCGCCACGGCAGGAACCCGTTGGAAGAGGCCACGTTCGCGGCGATGTGCCGGCGGCTGCCGTCGGTGCTGACGCAGACCGCCAGGATGGCGTGGGCCATCGACCGCCGGGCCGTGCTGCTGCTGGCGGGCTGCCAGCTGGCCGTCGGGGTGAGCGCCGCCGTCCTGCTGACCTCCACCGCCCGTGCGATGCGGTCGTTGCTGGCTGCCGGGGAGGTGGCCGACCGGGTGCATCAGGCGCTCCCCGCACTGGTGGTCATCGCGCTCGCCGCGGGGGCCGGCCGGATCGCGAGCGCGCTGTCCTCGTACGCGGACGGGCGGATCACGCCCCGGCTGACGACGGAGGCGGACAGCGCGCTGGTGGCGGCCGTATGCCGGATGGAGGCCGCGGCGCGGGCCGAGGACGGTTGCACGGACCGGCAGGAGGCCGCGGAGATGGGGGTGGTGCGCAGTCATCTGATGGTGCAGGACGCCACCCGGTTCACGGCCTCCGTGGTCCGCATGGTCACCGCGAGCGGGGTGCTGTCGGTGCTGCATCCGCTGATGCTGCCGCTGCTGCTCCTCGCCGTCGTCCCCTCCGCGGTGGGCGCGGTGCTGCACGCGAAGGTCACCTACGAGACGCACTACGCCAACGTGGGCGACCGCAACGTCCGGCAGAACATGCGCGGTTGGGCGACCACCGTGAAGTTCACGGACGAGATCCGCGCCAACGGCATGACCGGCTACCTGGTGTTCTGGTACCGGGCGATCTCCGAGCGCATCGACGCCCGCATCCTCGCCGTGGCCCCCAGGATGCTGCGGATCGTGCTCGCCAGCTCGGCGATCGGCGGCGTCTTCCTCGTCCTCACCTGGGCGGCGCTGGCCTGGCTGGCGGCGACGGGACGGGTCGAGGCGGCGATCGCCGCGACCGCGGTGGTCGCCGTGCAGACCACCCTGGCCGCGCTCAGCCAGTTCGTCGTCTACGGCGCGGCCATGTTCCACAGCTCCCTCTACCTCGCCGACATGGACGGCTTCCTCGACTACGCCGCCAGGCGCGCCCCCGACCGTGGCGAGTCGGCGCTCACCGGCCCGCTGGAGGAGATCCGGGTCGACGAGGGCGTCTACCGCTATCCGGGCAAGGAGTCGCCCGCCGTGGCCGGGGTGTCGTTGACGGTGCGGCGGGGCGAGATCCTCGCCGTGGTCGGTGAGAACGGTTCCGGAAAATCGACGCTCACCCGGCTGCTCGCCGCGCTCTTCCTCCCCGACAAGGGGACGGTCCGCTGGAACGGTCACGACGTCGCCGGGCTCGATCCGGACCGCCTGTGGGACCAGTCCGGGCTGGTCCCGCAGCACTTCGCCCAGTGGCCGCTGTCGGTCCGGGACAACGTCACCCTCGGACAGCCCCGGGCCGAGGGGGACGACCTGGTGTGGCAGGCGCTGGACGCCGTCGGCCTGCGCGAGGCCGTCGAGGAGCTGCCGAACGGCCTGGACACGCTGCTCGCCCGGGAGTTGTGGGGCGGCACGGAGCTGTCCGGCGGGCAGTGGCAGCGTCTGGCATGCGCCCGGGCCCTGTACCGCAGGGCGGGCCTGCTGATCCTGGACGAGCCGACCAGCCAGATGGACGCCCGCGGCGAGCACCGGATCCTCGAACAGATCAAGGCGCTCGCCGGCGACTGCATCACGATCGTGGTGACCCACCAGCTGGTCAACACCCGCATCGCCGACCGGATCATCGTGATGGAGCACGGCCGGATCGCCGAACAGGGGGCCTACGACGAACTCGCCCACGGCGGCGGCTTGTTCGCCGAACTCCTGGCGTTGTCCCATGATCGTTGA